A single Rhinolophus ferrumequinum isolate MPI-CBG mRhiFer1 chromosome 12, mRhiFer1_v1.p, whole genome shotgun sequence DNA region contains:
- the AGPAT2 gene encoding 1-acyl-sn-glycerol-3-phosphate acyltransferase beta isoform X1 gives MEFWPWLTAALLLLLLLVQLSRAAKFYAKISLYCVLCCTVSIVAAVVCLLRHGGRTVENMSIISWFVRTFKYIYGLRFEIKGRQKLEVDHPCVIVSNHQSILDMMGLMETLPRRCVQIAKRELLFTGPVGLIMYLGGVIFINRQRSRTAMTVMADVGERMVSENLKVWIYPEGTRNDNGDLLPFKKGAFYLAIQAQVPIIPVVYSSFSSFYNPKTKLFTSATIKVEVLDAIPTRGLTVADVTTLMDNCHQAMRTTFFRMSKTPQENGATAGSGAHPAQ, from the exons ATGGAGTTCTGGCCCTGGCTGACCGcggcgctgctgctgctgctgctgctcgtGCAGCTGAGCCGCGCGGCCAAGTTCTACGCCAAGATCTCCCTGTACTGCGTGCTCTGCTGCACGGTCTCCATCGTGGCCGCGGTCGTCTGCCTGCTGCGCCACGGCGGCCGGACAGTGGAGAACATGAG CATCATCAGCTGGTTCGTCCGGACCTTCAAGTACATCTATGGCCTTCGCTTTGAGATAAAGGGCCGCCAGAAGCTGGAGGTGGACCACCCCTGTGTCATCGTCTCCAACCACCAGAGCATCTTGGACATGATGG GCCTTATGGAAACTCTCCCCCGGCGCTGTGTGCAGATCGCCAAGCGGGAGCTGCTCTTCACGGGGCCTGTGGGCCTCATCATGTACCTGGGAGGCGTCATCTTCATCAATCGGCAGCGCTCCAGGACCGCCATGACCGTGATGGCCGACGTGGGCGAGCGCATGGTCAGCGAGAAT CTCAAAGTGTGGATCTACCCCGAGGGCACGCGAAATGACAATGGGGACCTGCTGCCTTTCAAGAAAGGTGCCTTCTACCTGGCAATCCAGGCCCAG GTGCCCATCATCCCCGTGGTGTACTCCAGTTTCTCCTCCTTCTACAACCCCAAGACGAAGCTCTTCACCTCAG CAACCATCAAGGTAGAAGTGCTGGACGCCATCCCCACCAGGGGCCTCACCGTCGCTGATGTCACCACGCTCATGGACAACTGCCACCAAGCCATGAGGACCACCTTCTTCCGCATGTCCAAGACACCCCAGGAGAACGGGGCCACTGCTGGGTCTGGTGCCCACCCAGCCCAGTAG
- the EGFL7 gene encoding epidermal growth factor-like protein 7 isoform X2 — protein MWGSSSSELLLVWLLVLAAGGTEHVYRPGRRVCAVGDPRSPVSESFVQRVYQPFLTTCDGHRACSTYRTIYRTAYRRSPGPAPARPRYACCPGWKRTGGLPGACGAAICQPPCQNGGSCVQPGRCHCPAGWRGDTCQTDVDECSAGGGGCPQRCVNTVGSYWCQCQEGHSPSVDGELCLPKRGTPRVAPNPTRGVDSEVKEEVKRLQSRVDLLEQKLQLVLAPLHSLASRALEHGLPDPGSLLTQSFRQLERIDSLSSCKKEV, from the exons ATGTGGGGCTCCAGCTCCAGCGAGCTGCTTCTGGTGTGGCTCCTGGTGCTGGCAGCAGGTGGCACCGAGCACGTCTACCGGCCTGG CCGCAGGGTGTGTGCCGTTGGGGATCCCAGGAGCCCCGTGTCCGAGTCCTTCGTGCAGCGTGTGTACCAGCCCTTCCTCACCACCTGCGATGGGCACCGAGCCTGCAGCACCTACCG GACCATCTACAGGACTGCCTACCGCCGAAGCCCCGGGCCGGCCCCCGCCAGGCCTCGCTACGCCTGCTGCCCCGGCTGGAAGAGGACCGGAGGGctccctggggcctgtggagcag CAATATGCCAGCCACCATGCCAGAATGGAGGGAGCTGTGTCCAGCCAGGCCGCTGCCACTGCCCCGCAGGGTGGCGGGGAGATACCTGCCAGACAG ATGTGGATGAATGCAGTGCTGGAGGGGGTGGCTGTCCCCAGCGCTGTGTCAACACTGTGGGTAGTTACTGGTGCCAATGTCAGGAGGGGCACAGCCCATCTGTGGACGGGGAGCTCTGCCTGCCCAAGAGAGGGACCCCCAGGGTGGCCCCAAATCCCACCAGAG GAGTGGACAGTGAGGTGAAGGAGGAAGTGAAGAGGCTTCAGTCGAGAGTGGACCTGCTGGAGCAG AAGCTGCAGCTGGTGCTGGCCCCACTGCACAGCCTGGCCTCGCGGGCGCTGGAGCACGGACTCCCTGACCCCGGCAGCCTCCTGACCCAGTCCTTCCGGCAGCTGGAGCGCATCGACTCTCTGA GTTCCTGCAAAAAGGAGGTGTGA
- the AGPAT2 gene encoding 1-acyl-sn-glycerol-3-phosphate acyltransferase beta isoform X3, with protein sequence MTLGKCPYSASIISWFVRTFKYIYGLRFEIKGRQKLEVDHPCVIVSNHQSILDMMGLMETLPRRCVQIAKRELLFTGPVGLIMYLGGVIFINRQRSRTAMTVMADVGERMVSENLKVWIYPEGTRNDNGDLLPFKKGAFYLAIQAQVPIIPVVYSSFSSFYNPKTKLFTSATIKVEVLDAIPTRGLTVADVTTLMDNCHQAMRTTFFRMSKTPQENGATAGSGAHPAQ encoded by the exons ATGACACTTGGAAAGTGCCCCTACTCTGCCAG CATCATCAGCTGGTTCGTCCGGACCTTCAAGTACATCTATGGCCTTCGCTTTGAGATAAAGGGCCGCCAGAAGCTGGAGGTGGACCACCCCTGTGTCATCGTCTCCAACCACCAGAGCATCTTGGACATGATGG GCCTTATGGAAACTCTCCCCCGGCGCTGTGTGCAGATCGCCAAGCGGGAGCTGCTCTTCACGGGGCCTGTGGGCCTCATCATGTACCTGGGAGGCGTCATCTTCATCAATCGGCAGCGCTCCAGGACCGCCATGACCGTGATGGCCGACGTGGGCGAGCGCATGGTCAGCGAGAAT CTCAAAGTGTGGATCTACCCCGAGGGCACGCGAAATGACAATGGGGACCTGCTGCCTTTCAAGAAAGGTGCCTTCTACCTGGCAATCCAGGCCCAG GTGCCCATCATCCCCGTGGTGTACTCCAGTTTCTCCTCCTTCTACAACCCCAAGACGAAGCTCTTCACCTCAG CAACCATCAAGGTAGAAGTGCTGGACGCCATCCCCACCAGGGGCCTCACCGTCGCTGATGTCACCACGCTCATGGACAACTGCCACCAAGCCATGAGGACCACCTTCTTCCGCATGTCCAAGACACCCCAGGAGAACGGGGCCACTGCTGGGTCTGGTGCCCACCCAGCCCAGTAG
- the EGFL7 gene encoding epidermal growth factor-like protein 7 isoform X3 has protein sequence MASGGVPGRLARGRVHPRPKEAAVVAMAQPGPGQRQTPAQGRHRLPPPSRRAAAASVQGMRETPSPAAGCVPLGIPGAPCPSPSCSVCTSPSSPPAMGTEPAAPTGPSTGLPTAEAPGRPPPGLATPAAPAGRGPEGSLGPVEQQYASHHARMEGAVSSQAAATAPQGGGEIPARQMWMNAVLEGVAVPSAVSTLWVVTGANVRRGTAHLWTGSSACPREGPPGWPQIPPEEWTVR, from the exons ATGGCCTCAGGAGGTGTCCCGGGGCGACTGGCGAGGGGCAGGGTCCACCCCCGGCCCAAGGAGGCAGCTGTGGTGGCCATGGCCCAGCCAGGGCCTGGGCAGCGTCAG ACCCCAGCACAAGGGAGGCACAGGTTGCCCCCACCGTCCAGAAGAGCAGCTGCCGCCAGTGTCCAGGGCATGAGGGAGACCCCTTCTCCAG CCGCAGGGTGTGTGCCGTTGGGGATCCCAGGAGCCCCGTGTCCGAGTCCTTCGTGCAGCGTGTGTACCAGCCCTTCCTCACCACCTGCGATGGGCACCGAGCCTGCAGCACCTACCG GACCATCTACAGGACTGCCTACCGCCGAAGCCCCGGGCCGGCCCCCGCCAGGCCTCGCTACGCCTGCTGCCCCGGCTGGAAGAGGACCGGAGGGctccctggggcctgtggagcag CAATATGCCAGCCACCATGCCAGAATGGAGGGAGCTGTGTCCAGCCAGGCCGCTGCCACTGCCCCGCAGGGTGGCGGGGAGATACCTGCCAGACAG ATGTGGATGAATGCAGTGCTGGAGGGGGTGGCTGTCCCCAGCGCTGTGTCAACACTGTGGGTAGTTACTGGTGCCAATGTCAGGAGGGGCACAGCCCATCTGTGGACGGGGAGCTCTGCCTGCCCAAGAGAGGGACCCCCAGGGTGGCCCCAAATCCCACCAGAG GAGTGGACAGTGAGGTGA
- the AGPAT2 gene encoding 1-acyl-sn-glycerol-3-phosphate acyltransferase beta isoform X2, producing MPTLLPGGPGGGQALTDLNSIISWFVRTFKYIYGLRFEIKGRQKLEVDHPCVIVSNHQSILDMMGLMETLPRRCVQIAKRELLFTGPVGLIMYLGGVIFINRQRSRTAMTVMADVGERMVSENLKVWIYPEGTRNDNGDLLPFKKGAFYLAIQAQVPIIPVVYSSFSSFYNPKTKLFTSATIKVEVLDAIPTRGLTVADVTTLMDNCHQAMRTTFFRMSKTPQENGATAGSGAHPAQ from the exons ATGCCCACGCTGTTGCCCGGAGGCCCCGGCGGAGGGCAGGCACTGACAGATTTAAACAG CATCATCAGCTGGTTCGTCCGGACCTTCAAGTACATCTATGGCCTTCGCTTTGAGATAAAGGGCCGCCAGAAGCTGGAGGTGGACCACCCCTGTGTCATCGTCTCCAACCACCAGAGCATCTTGGACATGATGG GCCTTATGGAAACTCTCCCCCGGCGCTGTGTGCAGATCGCCAAGCGGGAGCTGCTCTTCACGGGGCCTGTGGGCCTCATCATGTACCTGGGAGGCGTCATCTTCATCAATCGGCAGCGCTCCAGGACCGCCATGACCGTGATGGCCGACGTGGGCGAGCGCATGGTCAGCGAGAAT CTCAAAGTGTGGATCTACCCCGAGGGCACGCGAAATGACAATGGGGACCTGCTGCCTTTCAAGAAAGGTGCCTTCTACCTGGCAATCCAGGCCCAG GTGCCCATCATCCCCGTGGTGTACTCCAGTTTCTCCTCCTTCTACAACCCCAAGACGAAGCTCTTCACCTCAG CAACCATCAAGGTAGAAGTGCTGGACGCCATCCCCACCAGGGGCCTCACCGTCGCTGATGTCACCACGCTCATGGACAACTGCCACCAAGCCATGAGGACCACCTTCTTCCGCATGTCCAAGACACCCCAGGAGAACGGGGCCACTGCTGGGTCTGGTGCCCACCCAGCCCAGTAG
- the EGFL7 gene encoding epidermal growth factor-like protein 7 isoform X5, whose product MWGSSSSELLLVWLLVLAAGGTEHVYRPGRRVCAVGDPRSPVSESFVQRVYQPFLTTCDGHRACSTYRTIYRTAYRRSPGPAPARPRYACCPGWKRTGGLPGACGAAICQPPCQNGGSCVQPGRCHCPAGWRGDTCQTGVDSEVKEEVKRLQSRVDLLEQKLQLVLAPLHSLASRALEHGLPDPGSLLTQSFRQLERIDSLSEQVSFLEEQLGSCSCKKEV is encoded by the exons ATGTGGGGCTCCAGCTCCAGCGAGCTGCTTCTGGTGTGGCTCCTGGTGCTGGCAGCAGGTGGCACCGAGCACGTCTACCGGCCTGG CCGCAGGGTGTGTGCCGTTGGGGATCCCAGGAGCCCCGTGTCCGAGTCCTTCGTGCAGCGTGTGTACCAGCCCTTCCTCACCACCTGCGATGGGCACCGAGCCTGCAGCACCTACCG GACCATCTACAGGACTGCCTACCGCCGAAGCCCCGGGCCGGCCCCCGCCAGGCCTCGCTACGCCTGCTGCCCCGGCTGGAAGAGGACCGGAGGGctccctggggcctgtggagcag CAATATGCCAGCCACCATGCCAGAATGGAGGGAGCTGTGTCCAGCCAGGCCGCTGCCACTGCCCCGCAGGGTGGCGGGGAGATACCTGCCAGACAG GAGTGGACAGTGAGGTGAAGGAGGAAGTGAAGAGGCTTCAGTCGAGAGTGGACCTGCTGGAGCAG AAGCTGCAGCTGGTGCTGGCCCCACTGCACAGCCTGGCCTCGCGGGCGCTGGAGCACGGACTCCCTGACCCCGGCAGCCTCCTGACCCAGTCCTTCCGGCAGCTGGAGCGCATCGACTCTCTGAGTGAGCAGGTCTCCTTCCTGGAGGAGCAGCTGGGGTCCT GTTCCTGCAAAAAGGAGGTGTGA
- the EGFL7 gene encoding epidermal growth factor-like protein 7 isoform X4, translated as MASGGVPGRLARGRVHPRPKEAAVVAMAQPGPGQRQTPAQGRHRLPPPSRRAAAASVQGMRETPSPGPPEEKAVLPGDADHVGLQLQRAASGVAPGAGSRWHRARLPAWPQGVCRWGSQEPRVRVLRAACVPALPHHLRWAPSLQHLPDHLQDCLPPKPRAGPRQASLRLLPRLEEDRRAPWGLWSSNMPATMPEWRELCPARPLPLPRRVAGRYLPDRCG; from the exons ATGGCCTCAGGAGGTGTCCCGGGGCGACTGGCGAGGGGCAGGGTCCACCCCCGGCCCAAGGAGGCAGCTGTGGTGGCCATGGCCCAGCCAGGGCCTGGGCAGCGTCAG ACCCCAGCACAAGGGAGGCACAGGTTGCCCCCACCGTCCAGAAGAGCAGCTGCCGCCAGTGTCCAGGGCATGAGGGAGACCCCTTCTCCAG GCCCCCCTGAGGAGAAGGCCGTCCTACCTGGAGACGCGGACCATGTGGGGCTCCAGCTCCAGCGAGCTGCTTCTGGTGTGGCTCCTGGTGCTGGCAGCAGGTGGCACCGAGCACGTCTACCGGCCTGG CCGCAGGGTGTGTGCCGTTGGGGATCCCAGGAGCCCCGTGTCCGAGTCCTTCGTGCAGCGTGTGTACCAGCCCTTCCTCACCACCTGCGATGGGCACCGAGCCTGCAGCACCTACCG GACCATCTACAGGACTGCCTACCGCCGAAGCCCCGGGCCGGCCCCCGCCAGGCCTCGCTACGCCTGCTGCCCCGGCTGGAAGAGGACCGGAGGGctccctggggcctgtggagcag CAATATGCCAGCCACCATGCCAGAATGGAGGGAGCTGTGTCCAGCCAGGCCGCTGCCACTGCCCCGCAGGGTGGCGGGGAGATACCTGCCAGACAG ATGTGGATGA
- the EGFL7 gene encoding epidermal growth factor-like protein 7 isoform X1 yields the protein MWGSSSSELLLVWLLVLAAGGTEHVYRPGRRVCAVGDPRSPVSESFVQRVYQPFLTTCDGHRACSTYRTIYRTAYRRSPGPAPARPRYACCPGWKRTGGLPGACGAAICQPPCQNGGSCVQPGRCHCPAGWRGDTCQTDVDECSAGGGGCPQRCVNTVGSYWCQCQEGHSPSVDGELCLPKRGTPRVAPNPTRGVDSEVKEEVKRLQSRVDLLEQKLQLVLAPLHSLASRALEHGLPDPGSLLTQSFRQLERIDSLSEQVSFLEEQLGSCSCKKEV from the exons ATGTGGGGCTCCAGCTCCAGCGAGCTGCTTCTGGTGTGGCTCCTGGTGCTGGCAGCAGGTGGCACCGAGCACGTCTACCGGCCTGG CCGCAGGGTGTGTGCCGTTGGGGATCCCAGGAGCCCCGTGTCCGAGTCCTTCGTGCAGCGTGTGTACCAGCCCTTCCTCACCACCTGCGATGGGCACCGAGCCTGCAGCACCTACCG GACCATCTACAGGACTGCCTACCGCCGAAGCCCCGGGCCGGCCCCCGCCAGGCCTCGCTACGCCTGCTGCCCCGGCTGGAAGAGGACCGGAGGGctccctggggcctgtggagcag CAATATGCCAGCCACCATGCCAGAATGGAGGGAGCTGTGTCCAGCCAGGCCGCTGCCACTGCCCCGCAGGGTGGCGGGGAGATACCTGCCAGACAG ATGTGGATGAATGCAGTGCTGGAGGGGGTGGCTGTCCCCAGCGCTGTGTCAACACTGTGGGTAGTTACTGGTGCCAATGTCAGGAGGGGCACAGCCCATCTGTGGACGGGGAGCTCTGCCTGCCCAAGAGAGGGACCCCCAGGGTGGCCCCAAATCCCACCAGAG GAGTGGACAGTGAGGTGAAGGAGGAAGTGAAGAGGCTTCAGTCGAGAGTGGACCTGCTGGAGCAG AAGCTGCAGCTGGTGCTGGCCCCACTGCACAGCCTGGCCTCGCGGGCGCTGGAGCACGGACTCCCTGACCCCGGCAGCCTCCTGACCCAGTCCTTCCGGCAGCTGGAGCGCATCGACTCTCTGAGTGAGCAGGTCTCCTTCCTGGAGGAGCAGCTGGGGTCCT GTTCCTGCAAAAAGGAGGTGTGA